One segment of Calliopsis andreniformis isolate RMS-2024a chromosome 1, iyCalAndr_principal, whole genome shotgun sequence DNA contains the following:
- the Tektin-a gene encoding tektin A yields MNVQQGSAGATQVLPRDGAGDGRVVPCPMMETSKGETQGKLPPYFPQPGDELPAQLEGSMEPIGPWATGRVTFTPTDGLTGVRPVADQYSVTKFGAPQWRAHNMKFFKQSDEKIRDAQLAINNAKRCVDRSYKEADKTQLESTDHLRNRAAEVYRWKTELEHVIRDITTEIELLEADRRRVKQSLSVLTVPESIAGELLQLRTKRLESDLIKDEVEEELTKEVALCTEIRDLLARTREQIELQMTELKAAKARMEVDWTDKTDAYDIDSNCIQLKNDSPIILWKPGSTRFPAEQSTPASYEHYTRESLTDGEAARQRSANLRSTLDAIFKNSIKDLRNQATRVDIVLGEKIKLTEEVRLQLEKELLRCLYELANTEKAIEQLRHSVRGLDFAMKVAQTRLADRLRRRNVESCRDTPEFALIEEVKLLNERTSAMKAELKRAEETQAGLVKARSDLEREIVVKRKTLYIDKQRGQLLRSFYPSATALSGI; encoded by the exons ATGAATGTGCAACAAGGTTCTGCAGGAGCGACTCAAGTGCTACCTCGCGATGGAGCTGGTGACGGG CGTGTCGTGCCTTGCCCTATGATGGAAACATCAAAGGGCGAAACGCAGGGTAAACTACCCCCTTATTTCCCTCAACCAGGGGACGAACTTCCTGCGCAACTGGAAGGATCCATGGAACCAATTGGTCCATGGGCAACTGGTCGTGTAACATTTACACCCACAGATGGTTTAACAGGAGTCAGACCTGTTGCTGATCAATATTCTGTAACTAAATTTGGGGCACCTCAGTGGAGGGCCCACAACATGAAATTTTTCAAGCAGTCGGACGAAAAGATTCGAGATGCCCA GCTCGCTATAAACAACGCGAAACGATGCGTAGATCGATCGTATAAAGAGGCGGACAAGACGCAATTAGAATCGACGGATCACTTAAGAAATCGAGCAGCCGAGGTGTATCGTTGGAAGACGGAGTTAGAACATGTGATACGTGATATCACTACAGAGATAGAATTATTGGAAGCTGACCGTCGACGAGTAAAACAGTCTTTATCGGTTCTTACCGTTCCTGAGTCTATCGCTGGGGAACTCTTGCAACTGCGAACTAAGCGGCTCGAGTCCGATCTTATCAAAGACGAAGTCGAGGAGGAACTcacgaaa GAAGTTGCCCTTTGTACCGAAATACGCGACCTGCTGGCCAGAACGAGGGAGCAAATAGAATTGCAAATGACTGAGTTAAAAGCTGCCAAAGCGAGGATGGAAGTCGACTGGACCGATAAAACTGATGCTTATGATATAGATTCCAATTGtatacaattaaaaaatgaCTCACCCATTATACTGTGGAAACCTGGATCTACCAGATTTCCAGCAGA ACAATCGACACCAGCGAGTTATGAACATTATACACGAGAAAGTTTAACCGATGGAGAAGCTGCGAGGCAAAGATCTGCGAATCTGAGGTCTACCTTGGATGCTATCTTTAAGAATTCAATTAAAGACCTTCGAAACCAAGCGACTCGCGTAGATATCGTTTTAGGTGAAAAGATTAAGCTCACGGAGGAAGTTCGTCTACAATTAGAGAAAGAATTGCTTCGC TGCTTATATGAATTAGCAAACACCGAAAAAGCTATTGAACAGCTTCGTCATTCGGTAAGAGGATTGGATTTCGCAATGAAAGTGGCGCAAACACGATTAGCAGACAGATTACGACGGCGTAATGTAGAAAGTTGTCGGGATACTCCTGAGTTCGC GCTGATAGAAGAAGTTAAATTACTTAATGAGCGCACTTCCGCTATGAAGGCGGAATTGAAGCGCGCTGAAGAGACCCAAGCTGGTCTGGTAAAGGCGAGGAGTGATCTTGAACGTGAGATAGTTGTGAAACGTAAAACTTTGTACATAGATAAACAACGCGGACAATTGTTGCGTTCATTTTATCCCTCGGCTACAGCCCTTTCTGGTATTTAA